One genomic window of Cellulophaga sp. Hel_I_12 includes the following:
- a CDS encoding cation transporter — MNKTVFEITKMDCPSEENLIRMKLDGIPNIANLDFDIPNRKLTVFHSGKIDQIEKFIIELKLGGKKILTEQTDQTDFKENTSQKKLLWSVLIINFAFFIIEMTTGIISKSMGLVADSLDMLADSFVYGISLFAVGGTLIKKKRIAKLAGYFQITLAVIGFVEVLRRFFGDEKLPDFTTMIIVSIFALIANGICLYILQKSKSKDEAHMKASMIFTSNDVIINTGVIIAGLLVYWLNSNKPDLIVGTIVFILVIQGAFRILKLSK, encoded by the coding sequence GTGAATAAAACAGTATTTGAAATTACCAAAATGGATTGTCCATCGGAGGAAAATCTAATTCGAATGAAATTGGACGGCATCCCGAACATTGCGAATTTGGACTTTGATATTCCTAACCGAAAATTAACCGTTTTTCACAGCGGTAAAATTGACCAAATCGAAAAATTTATCATCGAACTGAAATTAGGTGGAAAGAAAATTTTAACGGAACAAACCGACCAAACGGACTTTAAAGAAAACACCAGCCAAAAAAAGCTACTTTGGTCTGTACTTATAATCAATTTTGCTTTTTTCATTATCGAAATGACGACAGGAATTATCTCAAAATCTATGGGGCTTGTTGCAGACAGTTTAGATATGCTTGCCGACAGTTTCGTTTACGGAATTAGTTTGTTTGCGGTTGGCGGAACATTAATAAAGAAAAAACGGATTGCCAAACTGGCTGGATATTTTCAAATCACACTTGCCGTTATCGGATTTGTGGAAGTTTTAAGGAGGTTTTTTGGAGACGAGAAACTTCCCGATTTTACAACAATGATTATCGTTTCTATTTTTGCACTTATCGCAAACGGAATTTGTCTTTACATTTTACAAAAGTCAAAAAGTAAAGACGAGGCACATATGAAAGCAAGTATGATTTTTACCTCAAATGATGTAATTATAAATACAGGTGTAATTATTGCAGGACTTTTAGTTTACTGGTTGAATTCTAATAAGCCAGATTTGATTGTGGGAACAATAGTCTTTATTTTAGTTATTCAAGGTGCTTTTAGGATATTAAAGTTAAGTAAGTAA
- a CDS encoding AraC family transcriptional regulator, whose amino-acid sequence MNEIIHIKNMVCPRCISAVSNILEQLEILYVSIKLGEVKLVSSLSVQTKNGLSKALQSSGFSLIDDRKSQLIEQMKTLVVDKIHHSSEELDFKWADIVTGELNLDYKYLSSLFSSVESITFEQYIINQKIERVKELIVYDELTLSEIAFQLHYSSVAYLSNQFKKVTGMTPTQFKKSTNQNRKSLDEI is encoded by the coding sequence ATGAATGAGATTATCCATATTAAAAATATGGTCTGCCCAAGATGTATCTCGGCGGTATCTAATATTTTGGAACAACTTGAAATACTGTATGTTTCTATAAAATTGGGGGAGGTTAAATTAGTTTCTTCATTAAGTGTCCAGACCAAAAATGGTCTTTCCAAAGCGCTTCAAAGTTCAGGTTTTAGTTTGATTGACGACCGTAAAAGTCAACTTATTGAACAAATGAAAACATTGGTTGTAGATAAAATCCATCATTCTTCCGAGGAGCTCGATTTCAAATGGGCAGATATTGTTACAGGCGAACTTAACTTGGATTATAAATATTTAAGTTCACTTTTTTCGTCGGTAGAAAGTATTACGTTCGAGCAGTATATCATAAACCAGAAAATTGAACGTGTTAAAGAACTTATAGTTTACGATGAATTAACCTTGAGTGAGATAGCTTTTCAACTACATTATAGTAGTGTCGCGTATTTAAGCAATCAGTTTAAAAAGGTTACAGGAATGACACCTACACAGTTTAAAAAAAGCACAAATCAGAATCGCAAATCTTTGGATGAGATTTAA
- a CDS encoding heavy-metal-associated domain-containing protein — MKNIILIPVLALILFSVEATAQNKNLETQKVETSVDEQNLTTIQFKITGITCAGCSNGIYKAVKEVDGVTEHSVEYPGDIAVIQFDKTKTSIEALKAVIEKKGYKVEILKDKA; from the coding sequence ATGAAAAATATTATTTTAATTCCCGTTCTAGCTTTAATTCTATTTTCTGTTGAAGCCACCGCACAAAACAAAAACTTGGAAACACAAAAAGTCGAAACGTCTGTAGATGAACAAAATTTGACAACTATTCAGTTCAAAATAACAGGAATAACCTGTGCTGGTTGTTCTAACGGTATCTATAAAGCAGTTAAAGAGGTTGATGGTGTTACTGAGCATTCTGTTGAATACCCAGGCGACATTGCAGTTATACAATTCGATAAAACAAAGACGAGTATCGAAGCCTTAAAAGCTGTAATTGAGAAGAAAGGGTATAAAGTAGAAATACTAAAGGATAAAGCATAG
- a CDS encoding zinc-dependent peptidase: protein MVYILILVVILLFAIHFYRKEKRHSVKPFPEHWHKLLMENVLYYKNLSKGRQLVFQQKMMQFLSEVYIDGVQFELEELDKILIAASAVIPVFGFKEWHYTNLSGILLYPDNFNEDMQFSSKDNSRNIGGIVGNGRFEKQMILSKKALYHGFRNTTDKSNTGIHEFVHLIDKLDDRTDGVPERLLEHQYAIPWLNLIHKEIEAINDNHSDIRKYGGTNQAEFFAVASEYFFERPDLLKKKHPELYKMLVKCFNQKLANPIKN, encoded by the coding sequence ATGGTTTATATTTTAATTTTGGTTGTGATTCTTCTGTTTGCTATTCATTTTTATCGAAAAGAGAAACGGCATAGCGTAAAGCCATTTCCAGAGCATTGGCACAAATTATTAATGGAGAATGTTCTTTATTATAAAAATCTTTCAAAAGGCAGGCAACTTGTTTTTCAACAAAAAATGATGCAGTTTTTAAGTGAGGTTTATATAGATGGCGTGCAGTTTGAATTGGAAGAATTAGACAAAATTTTAATTGCAGCAAGTGCGGTAATTCCTGTTTTCGGCTTTAAAGAATGGCATTACACTAATTTAAGTGGAATCCTCTTATACCCAGATAATTTTAATGAAGATATGCAATTTAGCAGTAAGGATAACTCGCGCAATATTGGTGGGATAGTCGGGAACGGACGTTTTGAGAAACAAATGATTTTATCTAAAAAAGCATTGTATCACGGTTTTAGAAACACAACAGATAAAAGCAATACAGGCATACACGAATTTGTACACCTTATTGATAAGCTGGATGATAGAACAGATGGAGTTCCAGAGCGATTATTAGAACATCAATATGCAATACCTTGGCTGAATTTAATTCATAAGGAAATAGAAGCCATAAACGACAACCATTCTGATATCAGAAAATATGGTGGTACAAACCAAGCAGAATTCTTTGCAGTAGCTTCAGAATATTTCTTCGAGCGCCCAGATTTGCTCAAAAAGAAACATCCAGAACTTTATAAAATGTTAGTTAAATGCTTCAATCAAAAATTAGCAAATCCAATTAAAAATTAG
- a CDS encoding cation-translocating P-type ATPase, protein METINIFETKEKNRKQGIKESFPVTGMTCASCASSVESVLKHTEGVFDASVNFASSSVLVEYDKELSPNQLQNALREVGYDIIIDAENPSEVQQELQQKHYQDIKYRTIWSAILTLPIFVLGMFFMQWEPGKWISLILTFPILFWFGRSFFINAFKQAKHGKANMDTLVALSTGIAFLFSVFNTFFPEFWLSRGIAPHVYYEAATVIITFISLGKLLEEKAKSNTSSAIKKLMGLQPKTLKIIENGEEKEIPISSVQVGQTILVRPGEKIPVDGEVSKGSSYVDESMITGEPVPVEKSKDEKVFAGTVNQKGSFQFIAEKVGGETLLSQIIKMVQEAQGSKAPVQKLVDKIAGIFVPVVLGISIITFIVWMSIGGDNAFSQALLTSVAVLVIACPCALGLATPTAIMVGIGKGAENNILIKDAESLELGHKVNAVILDKTGTITEGKPLVTDILWKDKLENQSQYKQILLAIEAQSEHPLAEAVVNHLKDENIEKAEITSFESITGKGVKAQTENGSQYYVGNHKLMLEKNIQIDVSLMQTAESLEEQAKTVIFFGNEKQVLAILAIADKIKETSKKAIATLQERGIEVYMLTGDNNKTASAVAKQVGITNYQGEVMPSDKAAFVEKLQAEGKIVAMVGDGINDSHALAQANVSIAMGKGSDIAMDVAKMTLITSDLQSIPKALELSKRTVLGIRQNLFWAFIYNLIGIPIAAGVLYPVNGFLLDPMIAGMAMAFSSVSVVLNSLRLKGVKL, encoded by the coding sequence ATGGAGACAATTAACATATTTGAAACCAAAGAAAAGAACCGCAAACAAGGTATAAAAGAATCATTCCCAGTTACAGGTATGACCTGCGCATCTTGTGCATCCAGCGTTGAATCAGTATTAAAACACACAGAAGGTGTATTTGATGCAAGCGTAAACTTTGCGAGCAGTTCTGTTCTTGTAGAGTACGACAAAGAGTTGAGTCCTAATCAACTTCAAAATGCACTTCGTGAAGTGGGTTATGATATTATTATTGATGCGGAGAATCCTTCTGAAGTACAACAAGAACTTCAACAAAAGCACTATCAGGATATAAAATACCGTACCATCTGGTCGGCAATACTTACGCTTCCAATTTTTGTATTAGGAATGTTTTTTATGCAATGGGAACCTGGGAAGTGGATTTCGTTGATATTGACTTTTCCGATTCTCTTTTGGTTCGGTCGTAGCTTTTTCATTAATGCTTTTAAGCAAGCCAAACACGGTAAAGCAAATATGGATACGCTTGTAGCCTTGAGTACTGGAATCGCTTTTCTTTTTAGTGTATTCAATACTTTTTTTCCTGAATTTTGGTTGAGCCGTGGTATCGCGCCTCACGTTTATTACGAGGCAGCTACCGTGATTATCACCTTCATTTCCTTGGGAAAACTATTGGAAGAAAAGGCAAAATCCAATACGTCTTCTGCCATTAAAAAACTGATGGGCTTACAGCCTAAAACCCTTAAAATTATTGAGAATGGGGAAGAAAAAGAAATTCCTATTTCGTCCGTGCAAGTGGGTCAGACCATTTTAGTACGTCCGGGAGAAAAGATTCCTGTGGATGGAGAAGTTTCCAAAGGAAGCTCGTATGTAGATGAAAGTATGATTACAGGAGAGCCTGTTCCAGTAGAAAAATCAAAGGATGAAAAAGTATTTGCAGGCACGGTAAACCAAAAAGGAAGTTTCCAATTTATTGCTGAAAAAGTAGGTGGAGAAACCTTGCTATCACAAATCATTAAAATGGTTCAGGAAGCCCAAGGAAGCAAAGCACCTGTACAGAAACTGGTCGATAAAATTGCTGGAATATTTGTTCCGGTTGTGTTGGGGATATCTATTATCACTTTTATTGTTTGGATGTCAATTGGAGGCGATAATGCATTTTCGCAGGCCTTATTAACCTCGGTAGCAGTATTGGTTATCGCCTGTCCTTGTGCGTTAGGATTGGCAACACCAACTGCCATTATGGTGGGTATTGGTAAAGGTGCTGAAAATAATATTCTTATAAAAGATGCCGAAAGTTTAGAACTCGGTCATAAAGTGAATGCTGTCATTCTTGATAAAACAGGTACAATTACAGAAGGAAAACCTTTAGTAACTGATATACTTTGGAAGGATAAACTTGAAAATCAAAGTCAATACAAGCAAATTCTTTTGGCAATAGAAGCACAATCAGAACATCCTTTGGCGGAAGCGGTAGTTAACCACTTAAAAGATGAAAATATTGAAAAAGCTGAAATTACTTCTTTTGAAAGTATTACGGGAAAAGGTGTGAAAGCTCAAACAGAAAATGGTTCACAATACTATGTTGGAAATCATAAATTAATGCTTGAGAAAAATATTCAAATAGACGTTTCTTTAATGCAAACAGCAGAAAGTCTCGAAGAGCAAGCAAAAACAGTCATATTCTTTGGGAATGAAAAACAAGTATTGGCGATACTTGCCATTGCAGACAAGATTAAGGAAACTTCAAAAAAGGCCATAGCAACGCTTCAAGAAAGAGGCATCGAGGTTTATATGCTTACGGGAGATAATAATAAAACCGCATCTGCTGTCGCAAAACAAGTAGGAATAACAAATTACCAAGGAGAAGTGATGCCTTCGGACAAAGCTGCTTTTGTTGAAAAATTACAAGCAGAAGGAAAGATAGTAGCGATGGTTGGTGATGGCATAAACGATTCCCACGCTTTGGCGCAGGCCAATGTAAGTATCGCAATGGGTAAAGGCTCGGACATTGCAATGGACGTTGCAAAAATGACATTGATAACGTCAGATTTGCAATCTATTCCCAAAGCTTTGGAACTATCGAAAAGAACGGTGTTGGGCATACGTCAGAATTTATTTTGGGCATTTATTTATAATCTCATTGGTATTCCAATCGCCGCGGGCGTTTTGTATCCCGTAAATGGATTTTTATTGGACCCAATGATTGCAGGAATGGCAATGGCTTTCAGTAGCGTATCTGTAGTTCTAAATAGCTTAAGGCTTAAAGGAGTAAAACTTTAA
- a CDS encoding class I SAM-dependent methyltransferase, with the protein MKLDRKKHWETVYETKSPDQVSWTQESPKTSLEFIHSFGLNKSAKIIDIGGGDSKLIDYLLDEGFENVTVLDISAKSLEKAKGRLGEKANKVNWIVSDITEFETNMTFDVWHDRATFHFLTTPEQITKYIKTARKSVNGFLTIGTFSKNGPEKCSGLEIKQYNEDELTLKLKNGFDKIKCVTEDHLTPFDTTQSFLFCSFKRQLN; encoded by the coding sequence ATGAAATTAGATAGAAAGAAACATTGGGAGACAGTTTATGAAACTAAAAGCCCAGACCAAGTAAGCTGGACACAGGAATCGCCTAAAACTTCGCTTGAATTTATACATTCATTCGGATTAAATAAATCTGCAAAAATAATAGATATTGGTGGTGGAGATAGCAAACTTATCGATTACTTACTTGATGAAGGATTTGAAAATGTGACTGTACTTGACATTTCGGCTAAATCACTCGAAAAAGCAAAAGGCCGACTTGGAGAAAAAGCAAATAAAGTAAATTGGATTGTAAGCGACATTACAGAATTCGAAACCAATATGACTTTTGATGTTTGGCACGACAGAGCAACCTTTCATTTTCTTACAACGCCTGAACAAATAACAAAATATATAAAAACTGCAAGAAAATCTGTAAACGGATTCCTGACAATTGGAACCTTTTCCAAAAATGGACCTGAAAAATGTAGCGGTCTCGAAATAAAACAATACAATGAAGACGAATTAACATTAAAGTTGAAAAATGGATTTGACAAAATTAAGTGTGTAACGGAAGACCACTTAACACCATTTGACACAACGCAGAGTTTCTTGTTTTGTAGTTTTAAAAGACAATTGAACTAA
- the merTP gene encoding mercuric transport protein MerTP, which translates to MKTEKTSKNAAYTGLFAAVAASSCCIPPVIALIAGVGGSASALSWMETFRPYLIGVAIVAIGYAWYDYLKPKKAEDCCEVDAKPKWFQTKGFLIGITLFAAISISFPYYSHIFYPDNKKEVVIVNQSNIQTLNFEVEGMTCASCEQHVTHAVNNLEGIVNVNASYEKANAKVEFDNSKTTKEDIEKAINSTGYKVINK; encoded by the coding sequence ATGAAAACAGAAAAAACATCAAAAAATGCAGCATATACAGGTTTGTTTGCTGCTGTAGCCGCATCATCTTGTTGCATACCACCAGTTATTGCATTAATTGCAGGCGTTGGAGGAAGTGCTTCCGCTTTATCTTGGATGGAAACTTTTAGACCCTATTTAATTGGTGTCGCTATAGTAGCAATTGGATATGCGTGGTATGATTATTTAAAACCGAAAAAAGCAGAGGATTGTTGTGAAGTAGATGCAAAACCAAAGTGGTTTCAAACCAAAGGATTTTTAATAGGAATTACACTATTTGCGGCTATCTCAATTAGCTTTCCATATTACTCTCACATTTTTTATCCTGATAATAAGAAAGAAGTGGTTATAGTGAATCAATCTAACATTCAAACTTTAAATTTTGAGGTTGAAGGTATGACTTGCGCTTCTTGTGAACAACACGTAACGCACGCAGTTAATAATTTAGAAGGTATTGTAAATGTAAATGCTTCCTATGAAAAAGCTAACGCAAAAGTAGAATTCGATAATTCGAAAACTACTAAAGAGGATATAGAAAAAGCAATTAATTCTACAGGTTATAAAGTAATTAATAAATAA
- a CDS encoding YncE family protein, translating to MKNYITIFLFAFVITSCKENKKETDSTAVENKLTTQDIDYPVIKVGKGPDALFLTPNKSFLYVANVEDTLISVIDTQTDKVLKNIEGIRYPWGFVQLAESNLVAVSGYDKQVVIIDFDNHTILKEKLFKTHIGGITANRKGDLIYVIAIDDNKVLQLDATNLNILKTFPTGKGPDGIGISENDSKLFVTNTEDGSISVIDIETGKKSIIKTGGKPELIHGNKDHSLLYISNFFGNKIHIIDTEKGEIVKEIEGVKTPEEAVLSKDENILYVVSFDLSEVFVYDAVTLEKQSVTYKTGNKPIGVMPVGNKLYVSNYGDNSISIISK from the coding sequence GTGAAAAATTATATAACCATCTTTCTTTTTGCTTTTGTAATTACTTCTTGTAAAGAAAATAAAAAAGAAACGGATTCAACCGCAGTTGAAAATAAGCTAACTACACAGGATATCGATTATCCAGTTATTAAAGTTGGCAAAGGACCAGATGCCTTATTTCTAACACCCAATAAATCATTTTTATATGTTGCAAATGTGGAGGATACATTAATTTCAGTTATTGATACCCAAACAGATAAAGTATTAAAAAACATAGAAGGCATAAGGTATCCGTGGGGTTTTGTTCAGTTAGCAGAAAGTAATTTGGTTGCTGTTAGTGGTTACGATAAGCAAGTGGTTATCATTGATTTTGACAATCATACCATTCTAAAAGAAAAATTATTTAAAACTCATATAGGTGGAATTACTGCAAATAGAAAAGGAGATTTAATTTATGTAATAGCAATAGATGACAATAAAGTGTTGCAACTGGATGCTACTAATCTCAATATATTAAAAACATTCCCTACAGGAAAAGGACCAGATGGAATAGGCATCTCGGAGAATGATTCAAAGCTGTTTGTTACCAATACGGAAGATGGAAGCATTTCTGTGATTGATATAGAAACAGGAAAAAAATCCATCATTAAAACAGGTGGAAAACCAGAACTTATACACGGAAACAAAGACCATTCACTACTATATATAAGTAATTTCTTTGGAAACAAAATTCATATTATAGATACCGAAAAAGGAGAAATTGTAAAGGAAATAGAAGGTGTAAAAACACCAGAAGAAGCAGTCTTATCCAAAGATGAAAATATATTATACGTTGTAAGTTTTGATTTGTCAGAAGTTTTCGTGTATGATGCGGTTACACTCGAAAAGCAATCTGTTACTTATAAAACAGGTAATAAACCCATTGGCGTAATGCCCGTTGGCAACAAATTATATGTTTCTAATTATGGAGACAATTCAATATCAATAATCAGTAAATAG
- a CDS encoding heavy-metal-associated domain-containing protein codes for MKTLKFKTNINCGGCVSKVTPFLNKQEGVESWEVDTANPDKILTIESDGASEEDVKATLQKVGFKAEPVD; via the coding sequence ATGAAAACTTTAAAATTTAAAACAAATATCAATTGTGGTGGTTGTGTATCAAAAGTGACCCCTTTTTTAAACAAGCAAGAAGGTGTCGAAAGTTGGGAAGTGGATACCGCTAATCCTGATAAAATTTTAACCATAGAAAGCGATGGTGCTTCAGAAGAAGATGTAAAGGCTACCTTGCAAAAGGTAGGCTTTAAAGCGGAACCTGTAGATTAA
- a CDS encoding NAD(P)/FAD-dependent oxidoreductase produces MKNYDVFIIGSGMAGMTIANKCASKGLTVGITDELPYGGTCALRGCDPKKVIIGATEVRDFAKRLKGNGIDTIPKVNWKDIMAFKQSFVDEMPPKIEKGYKKNGIDTFHSSAKFLSENTLEVGNDKVKANKIVIASGSKPRVLEFEGGHFAKSSADFLNLAELPKSLLFIGGGYIAFEFAHIAARCGAEVTIVHRGENPLENFEQDIVKHLVSATKELGIKLILNTDVTAIEKLDNQYRVKGKSQEKTEYFEAEAVFNSAGRPPAIFDLNLEKANIAFTKKGVTIDKYLQSISNPNIYAAGDAADSEGLPLTPVAVLEGHTVASNIIKGNSKEISYPPMPTVVFTLPTMASVGYSESKAKALNYNIQVNYKEVGNWFNAKRLNVEEYAFKTIIDVEAQTILGAHLIGPHTEETINLFAMAIKTKMKVNDIRTMIFSYPTLASDIPHML; encoded by the coding sequence ATGAAAAATTACGATGTATTTATAATTGGTTCGGGAATGGCAGGAATGACCATCGCTAATAAATGCGCCTCAAAAGGCCTGACAGTCGGAATAACGGATGAATTACCTTACGGGGGCACTTGTGCATTGAGAGGTTGTGACCCAAAAAAAGTGATTATAGGCGCTACGGAAGTACGAGACTTTGCTAAAAGACTTAAAGGAAATGGTATTGATACCATACCTAAAGTCAATTGGAAGGACATTATGGCTTTTAAACAATCCTTTGTGGATGAAATGCCACCAAAAATTGAAAAAGGATATAAAAAAAACGGAATAGACACATTTCATAGTTCAGCTAAATTCTTATCAGAAAACACGTTAGAAGTTGGAAACGACAAAGTAAAAGCTAACAAAATTGTAATCGCATCAGGTTCCAAGCCAAGGGTTTTAGAATTTGAAGGTGGTCATTTTGCCAAATCCAGTGCCGATTTCTTGAATTTAGCAGAATTACCAAAATCTTTATTATTTATCGGTGGTGGATACATTGCTTTTGAGTTTGCGCATATCGCAGCTCGATGTGGAGCAGAAGTCACTATTGTACATCGTGGAGAAAACCCCTTGGAAAATTTTGAACAGGATATTGTAAAACATCTTGTTTCTGCCACAAAAGAATTAGGGATAAAACTCATTCTTAATACAGATGTTACGGCTATTGAGAAATTAGATAACCAGTATAGAGTAAAAGGTAAATCTCAAGAAAAAACAGAATATTTTGAAGCTGAAGCAGTTTTTAATTCTGCCGGCAGACCACCGGCAATATTTGATTTAAATTTAGAAAAAGCGAACATAGCATTTACCAAAAAAGGAGTTACGATAGACAAATATCTGCAAAGTATTTCAAACCCAAATATTTATGCAGCAGGCGATGCCGCAGATTCAGAAGGTTTGCCCTTAACGCCAGTTGCAGTTTTGGAAGGTCATACGGTTGCTTCAAATATCATCAAAGGCAATTCTAAAGAAATAAGTTACCCACCAATGCCAACGGTAGTTTTTACATTGCCTACAATGGCGTCTGTTGGCTATTCTGAATCGAAAGCGAAAGCGCTGAACTACAATATTCAGGTAAATTATAAAGAGGTTGGCAATTGGTTCAATGCCAAACGTTTGAATGTAGAAGAATATGCGTTCAAAACTATAATTGACGTAGAAGCCCAAACAATTTTGGGAGCGCATTTAATCGGACCACATACAGAAGAAACCATAAATCTCTTCGCAATGGCCATAAAAACAAAAATGAAGGTTAATGATATTAGAACAATGATTTTCTCATATCCAACTTTGGCTTCAGACATACCACATATGCTTTAA
- a CDS encoding metalloregulator ArsR/SmtB family transcription factor → MKLEISCTRAEADHKQLLNCRTTIDGMANGFDKISKLLSISGNEVRLKILFLLNMENELCPCDLSDILGMSVPAVSQHIRKMKDAGIISSRREGQTLYYSLNKDETDILNSIFKSIKLERKIA, encoded by the coding sequence ATGAAACTAGAAATATCCTGTACAAGAGCTGAGGCTGACCATAAGCAGTTACTAAACTGTAGAACTACCATTGACGGTATGGCTAATGGTTTCGATAAAATATCGAAACTACTATCCATTTCAGGTAATGAGGTGCGCTTAAAAATCCTATTCTTATTAAATATGGAAAATGAACTATGTCCTTGTGATTTATCTGATATTTTAGGTATGAGCGTGCCAGCAGTTTCACAGCATATACGAAAAATGAAAGATGCAGGTATTATAAGCTCAAGGAGAGAAGGCCAAACATTATACTATTCATTGAATAAGGATGAGACGGATATTCTGAATAGTATTTTTAAGTCAATCAAATTAGAAAGAAAAATAGCCTAA
- the merA gene encoding mercury(II) reductase, producing the protein MRDNENKDLKTISLEISGMTCSGCSSHIEKDMNKTNGIVSSNVNHETGKGEFTFDTNKMGKEELINAVNSIGNYSVVNGIKKEDSFSSTSDTTISKESNKNKNQFDLIVIGGGSAAFSAAIKAEGLGLTTLMVNAGLEFGGTCVNVGCVPSKNLIRAAETAYHATHSNFKGIKPRGVDIDFKQIIKDKKELVSALQQQKYMDVVSDFENLTMLKGWAEFADKNTIIVNGKDKYSATNIVIATGATTNIPNIEGLNKVGYLTNVSLFDLEEKPISITIMGAGYIGLEIAQAYSRLGVKVRIIEFTDRPLRTQTSDITDVLVEQMKSEGIEILPNFRAFKFEKKGNDTIIHCNCPDGSTTQVIEKGHIVVATGTKPNTTKLGFENSDINLTKSGHILVNEKMETNVSNIYAAGDVTNTPPFVYTAATEGNTAVNNAFSLSKSSIDYSSLPWVVFTDPQIAGAGMDEIEAEAKGIPFEVSKLDLKHVPRALAAQDTRGFIKLIRNTETDKLIGARVIAPEGGELIQQLSMAIKFGITVKDLAESFYPYLTLGEGIKLAAITFGKDVSKLSCCAS; encoded by the coding sequence ATGAGAGATAACGAAAACAAAGATTTAAAAACCATATCATTAGAAATAAGTGGGATGACTTGTAGCGGTTGTTCATCGCATATCGAAAAAGATATGAATAAGACCAATGGTATAGTAAGCAGCAACGTAAATCACGAAACTGGAAAAGGAGAATTTACTTTTGATACAAATAAAATGGGTAAAGAAGAATTAATCAATGCAGTAAATAGCATTGGTAATTATTCTGTTGTAAACGGTATTAAAAAAGAGGATTCTTTCTCTTCAACGTCTGATACTACAATCTCTAAAGAATCTAATAAAAATAAAAACCAATTTGATTTAATTGTTATTGGTGGTGGTTCTGCTGCATTTTCAGCAGCGATAAAAGCTGAAGGTTTAGGGCTTACGACACTAATGGTAAATGCTGGATTAGAATTTGGGGGTACTTGTGTAAATGTAGGATGTGTTCCTTCAAAAAACTTAATTAGAGCTGCCGAAACTGCATATCACGCTACACATTCTAATTTTAAGGGTATTAAACCAAGAGGTGTAGATATTGATTTTAAACAAATTATTAAAGATAAAAAAGAGTTGGTTTCGGCATTACAGCAACAAAAATATATGGATGTTGTAAGTGATTTTGAAAATCTAACAATGCTAAAGGGGTGGGCTGAATTTGCAGATAAGAATACAATTATTGTGAATGGAAAAGATAAATACAGTGCAACGAACATTGTTATAGCAACCGGAGCGACAACAAACATTCCAAACATTGAAGGATTAAATAAAGTAGGCTACTTAACTAATGTTTCTTTATTTGATTTGGAAGAAAAACCTATAAGCATAACCATTATGGGAGCTGGATATATTGGATTAGAAATAGCACAAGCTTATAGCCGATTGGGTGTAAAAGTGCGTATTATAGAATTTACAGATAGACCATTACGTACTCAAACTAGTGATATTACTGATGTTTTAGTAGAGCAAATGAAAAGTGAAGGTATTGAGATTTTACCAAATTTCAGAGCCTTTAAATTCGAAAAAAAAGGTAATGACACTATCATTCATTGCAACTGCCCTGATGGTTCAACAACTCAAGTCATTGAGAAAGGACATATTGTTGTAGCCACCGGAACAAAGCCCAATACCACTAAATTAGGTTTTGAGAATAGTGATATTAATTTAACAAAAAGCGGACACATTCTTGTTAATGAAAAAATGGAAACCAATGTTTCTAATATATATGCCGCAGGAGATGTAACAAACACACCGCCATTTGTTTATACAGCTGCCACCGAAGGAAATACAGCAGTAAACAATGCATTTTCATTGTCAAAAAGTAGTATAGATTATTCCTCTTTACCGTGGGTAGTATTTACCGACCCTCAAATCGCAGGTGCTGGAATGGATGAAATAGAAGCGGAAGCAAAAGGCATTCCTTTTGAAGTGAGTAAATTAGACTTAAAGCACGTTCCTAGAGCATTGGCAGCACAAGATACAAGAGGCTTCATTAAATTGATTCGTAATACTGAAACCGATAAGCTAATAGGTGCTAGAGTGATTGCGCCAGAAGGTGGCGAACTTATTCAACAATTAAGTATGGCGATTAAGTTTGGCATTACAGTAAAAGATTTAGCTGAAAGTTTTTACCCCTATTTAACATTAGGAGAAGGAATCAAGTTAGCAGCGATTACGTTTGGCAAAGACGTTTCTAAATTGAGTTGCTGTGCAAGCTAG